In the Acidimicrobiales bacterium genome, GCCTGGAGGGTGGCCCCCCCAAAGTCGCCCCCGAAGCCTCCAATGCCGACGCGCGACTTGCCCGACTGCCCGTGGGTGACGAGGACCGTGTCGCACAGGCCCTCCGCCAGAGCGGCGGCAGCATGGCGGACGTGGAGCATGAACGAGCACCCGCCCACGCTGGTGCCATCGAGGTAGCGCGGGGAGATGCCGAGGTAGTGCGCCACCGCCACCGGGCTCTGGCCGGCGCAGGCGACGCCGTCGATCTGACCCGGGCCCAGGCCGCAGTCGGCCATGGCGTTGCGGGCTGCCTCGGCGTGAAGCTCGAGGGCGGAGACGTCGGGGATGACACCCAACCGGGTGGTCTCCGCCGCCCCGACGATGGCGACCTGGCCCCTGGCGGTCATCGGGCCGGCTCGAACACGGGGAGCATCACCTCGCCGCGCGACTCGAAGGCGACCTGCAGAGCCATGTCCAGCACCAGGTTCTCCGGAGTGTTGGCGACACCGACGATGTTCGACATCAGCCGGGGCCCTTCGTCCAGCTGGACCACGGCCAGCGCGTACGGAGCCTCGTCCTCGAACCCACGGGCCGGCCGGTGGTTGATGAGGTAGGTGTGCAGGGTCCCCCTTCCGCTCACCTTCCGCCATTCGACCTCGGACGACAGGCATGTGGGGCAGAACGGGCGGGGCGGGAAGTAGAAGGCGGCACACGGCTGGCAGCGCTGAAGGCGCAGCTCACCGGCGGCGCACCCGTCCCAGAACGGCTGGGTCTCGGGTGAGGGCTGGGGCACGGGTTTGGACGGCACGGCCGGATGATGCTGCACCGGGCTGCCACCGGCAAACCTGCGGGCCGGCGCCGGCGATAGCCTCGGGGCGGGACGTCGCGCCGGTTCGGGGGGAGCCATGACGAGCGCCGGGATCCTCGCTGGCATCAAGGTCGTCGAGTTCTCCGAGGTGATCGCCGGGCCCTGGGGCGGGATGATGCTGGCCGACCTGGGAGCGGAGGTCGTCAAGGTCGAGCCCCTCGAGGGAGATCCGTGGCGCGCCACCACTCCCTTCGCTCCCGGTGAGGGCCGGTCCTTCCTCTCCCTCAACCGCGGCAAGCGGGGCCTGGCCCTGGACCTCCGGCACCCGGAGGGCCGGGCCGTGGTGCACCGGCTGGTCGAGCAGGCCGACGTGGCGGTGGTGAACTACCGACCGGACACGCCGCGCAACCTCGGGATCGACTGGGAGACGTTGTCCGGACTCAACCCCCGGCTCGTGTACGTGGAGACCACCGCCTTTGGCCGCCGGGGGCCCCAGGCCCATCGACCCGGCTACGACCTGATCATCCAGGCCGTGAGCGGGCTGATGGCCGCCGACGGCAAGACCTCGGACGCCGGGCTGCCCATCCCGGTCAGCCCGCCGCCGGCCGACTTCGGTACGGGATACGTCATCGCCTGGGCCGCCTGTGCCGGGTTGTTCTCCCGGGAGCGGTCGGGTAGAGGCATCCGGATCGAGGTGAGCCTGCTCGCCTCGTCACTGGGCATGCTGGGATCGAGCTTCCTCGAGATGCCGGGCCTGGATCCGCCGGACGTGACCGAGGAGCTGCGCGCCGCGTGGCGCGCCGGAGTGCCCTCGGCCGAGCTCGACGATCGGTACGCCCAGATCCGGGCCCGTCTGGCCGGCGCCAACGTGTACTACCGCTGCTACGAGACCGCCGACTCCCAGGTCGCGGTCGCCTGCCTGTCGCAGCCCCTGCGGCGGAAGTTCATGGAGGTCATCGGGGTGGAGGACCCACGGCT is a window encoding:
- a CDS encoding Zn-ribbon domain-containing OB-fold protein, with translation MPSKPVPQPSPETQPFWDGCAAGELRLQRCQPCAAFYFPPRPFCPTCLSSEVEWRKVSGRGTLHTYLINHRPARGFEDEAPYALAVVQLDEGPRLMSNIVGVANTPENLVLDMALQVAFESRGEVMLPVFEPAR
- a CDS encoding CoA transferase → MTSAGILAGIKVVEFSEVIAGPWGGMMLADLGAEVVKVEPLEGDPWRATTPFAPGEGRSFLSLNRGKRGLALDLRHPEGRAVVHRLVEQADVAVVNYRPDTPRNLGIDWETLSGLNPRLVYVETTAFGRRGPQAHRPGYDLIIQAVSGLMAADGKTSDAGLPIPVSPPPADFGTGYVIAWAACAGLFSRERSGRGIRIEVSLLASSLGMLGSSFLEMPGLDPPDVTEELRAAWRAGVPSAELDDRYAQIRARLAGANVYYRCYETADSQVAVACLSQPLRRKFMEVIGVEDPRLDIPGALTSPEPSELSVLVLATTEIRLKERTTAEWLDIFDAAGVPAGPVNRVFELIDDPQVAANDLVVELDHPTAGPVRMLGPVIRPVGSETVPERSSPRIGQHDDEVLAELGYSSEDIARLRSDGVIL